DNA from Aphis gossypii isolate Hap1 chromosome 3, ASM2018417v2, whole genome shotgun sequence:
ATTCGTTGTAATTGttcttaaattgttaaatacatattctattattacgtaattataaaaaaattgttattcaattttaaattttgttttccttatttttaaacattctttcaataaattattaattttaatgtataaacattaaatgtatttgtgaaaattgttatttttagactGACACCTAAATTAGCTGAAAATGAATtagataaaatagataaaataaagattcGTCGAAGTTGTATACCGTCCAAAGATGATCCTCCTGAAGAAATGATGGAATGGTTAAAAACTTTTAcggtttgtaaaattttagtttttgataaaCTAATTTGAATGTTGATCTTATTTCTAtggttatatgtatttttctgtttttatatagaaatGGTCAAACGCTGAAAGGATGTTAGCTATTGATATGTTAGTAGATGAATGTGAACCTACTCAAGTTCGTCATATGCTACAGCTTATTGAACCACAATTTCAACGAGACTTTATTTCTCTACTTCCTAaagaagtataataatcatttaacttactattttattttgtgaatttatttttattgttaaaatttgtttcattgtAGTTGGCCttatatgttttatcatatttgGAACCCAAAGATTTGTTAAAAGCAGCTCAAACATGTCATAGTTGGCGATTTTTATCTGAAGACAACTTATTATGGCGTGAAAAGTGCCTAAACGCTAATATACCTTTGACGGATCCGTTTACTATTAAGTGTTCAAAAAATCACAGTGTTACCTCACCATGGAAGGTatgtctataaatttaaatattttagaatattttattttaaaattgactgtacaatattattttctattttaacaactacacatttaataatcatacttatttatcaatttataacttttttctcAGTCTTCATACATGAGACACCATGCAATTGAAATGAATTGGAGaataaaaccaattaaaatgCCAATAATACTCAAAGGCCATGATGATCATGTAATCACATGTTTACAATTTTGTGGAAACCAAGTTGTCAGTGGTTCTGATGACAATACGCTTAAAGTTTGGTCAGTTATAACGGGAAAAGTAAGTGTTTAAaccgttgttatttttatttaatgtttaaaaatatattcacataCTATAtttagcattatattatttaactatcattaattattatattggtaactTTTTTAGTGTTTGCGTACATTGGTTGGACATACTGGAGGTGTATGGTCATCACAAATGGCtggtaatgttataattagtgGTTCCACTGATCGTACTCTTAAAGTATGGAATGCAGAAACTGGTCAATGTACACATACATTGTATGGTCACACTTCAACAGTTCGTTGTATGCATTTGCACGAAAATAAGTATggacacatttatttttatattagctaTCAGATTtggaaataacattttatttatttctttagaGTTGTAAGTGGTTCAAGGGATGCATCACTCAGGTTGTGGGATATAAAAACTGGTCAGTGCTTATCTATATTCCTTGGTCATCAGGCTGCTGTGCGTTGTGTCCAATATGATGGCCGATTAATAGTTAGTGGTGCTTATGACTACCTAGTTAAAGTATGGGATGCAGAAAGTGAAATCTGTTTACATACATTATCTGGTCACACTAATCGTGTATATTCTTTACaagttagtttatttttaaacttaaatttagcaaatttttataatatattttatataactgtaCTAttctatgtatacaaatatttatattaagttaaattataaatttagaattaataattttttaaaaaattttatagtttgataGTATTCATGTTGTAAGTGGATCTTTAGACACTAGCATAAGAGTGTGGGATGTAGAGACTGGTACCTGTAAGCACACTTTAATGGGACATCAATCTTTAACTTCTGGTATGGAATTAagagataatatattagtgtCTGGAAATGCAGATTCAACAGTCAAAGTATGGGATATACTTACTGGACAATGCTTACAGACTTTATCaggtaaatatttgaagttcaataatttttttatcacaaattaatcttctctaatttttttatgaacaggTCCAAACAAACATAATTCTGCAGTTAcatgtttacaatttaataccaGATTTGTGGTAACTTCTTCTGATGATGGAACTGTTAAATTATGGGATGTAAAAactggtaatattatatttttcagtatgtattatgatagaataatacaagaaacttaattatttaaattttaggcgAATTTATTAGAAATCTAATAGCACTAGAAAGTGGTGGAAGTGGTGGTGTTGTATGGCGAATTCGTGCAAATGAAACAAAGTTGGTATGTGCGGTTGGCAGCCGCAATGGCACTGAAGAaaccaaattatttgtattggaTTTTGACGCTGACTACAAGTAACATCGAATAACAAATTTGGTAGTTTGCatcacacttttttttttgtggtttaAGGAGAGTTACGAATATTTGGGACTGTTAACTTAGGTTTAAAAATGtcccttatatattatcagttatcacatTTTACCGTTTTCATAATGTTtcagtattatgttttttattattattattattatttataaaggagGGGAATTAAAGTAAAGTGGTATCGCAACCTTCTGGATGATCTAGAAAGATACATGGCGTGTTTGTGATTTATAGCGTATTAAAACGAAGTTAtagattaatttacatattattttctagtcTTTGAagctataataatcataatttgatATTCTTTAAGCCAATTAAAGTGGttgttctttttattattcccagtatactatttaacatgatatttgagaaataattaagatacaaattattgaataatttaataatatttagtgtaaatgaataataaaacttaactaaatattacttaacttGAATAGATCATACATTTGCAAATTACAAACTTCTACCAGAAAGttgttttctaataaaattgttagtttttaagtttaattcattCTTTTTGGTTAAGAAACAAATGTAAatgataacttataaaaaacttatatgtCAGAAGCTTTAACTAGaaacatttcataaattcAAAGACTTAACTTTTACTTCTTtgcaaaagtttttaaaattttgttctttgattttccttattattattattattataaattttgttattattataaagtattggtatatttttaacttgccATAAGTGTTAAGTTGTGAGGAGGAGGAGAGTTTGAATTCCaagattttgattttcttgacatattttctattttcttcTTCCtgatctcaaaaaaaaaaaataaaactaaattataatctattatattctgtataaTCCTTttctatcaatttatttatttatttttattattgtcgtatatctatattatgttcttcaaattttaattgtccagctatgataaaaaaaagctcTAATgatagctttttttttattttttttgtaaattttactaatacaatgtatgtagagtgattcaccaagcatGCTCACCAatcttacaattatttattaatttccttGTTAATAAAgagaagaataattttaattgatcttttttatcaaattttatgacttaaatgatataaaaatatctcttttaaaaaaagtgtatgtataatattagaaaattccCCAAGCATAATTAAGGTAAACGCGTAAATTCAAAGACTATTCTATCCTTAAtcttaacatattttagaatattaataatttatgtcatTTCAGTTACACTTTTTGTAACGATTGTATTGCATCTTTTATTTACTGATGGAGAATGCAGTGAATACATAGTATTTCAGCTATATAGCTGCCTTTTCATTAGTAAATACTGTGGCTATCTTTTTGTTAGCAGTTGCAGTACTAACTAACCCAGAGCATGTTCATTTAATGCAATTcggcaataatttattgtattaatatttgtttataccaGGTATcagtgtacaataatttataaatgagcATTCCCATGCTTCAGAGTCAAAATAAGTCACTAGtgtttatatgatatacctaactatatttatcataaatattatatataatatttttgaaaaattcactagtcttttttttattattgttggacaactttaaatttacaattttaaaattattatttgtttatcagttataattaaaaacaatggtTCAAatctatgatttaaaatttaatatttaattttggataTTTGGAGGTAAATTATGTCTGAATTGgtgagttttaatattttgtatcaaaacaaaaaacttgTTTATAAGAATTGATTGtacaatttcattaataacgAGTTATAGTATGGatactaaataatagttaccaattcaattgttaaattgattaatacaaATAGTGGTCttcattgttgtttttttacttgGTCACAATTGTGAtaagttgtaaaaatttaaaaactaataaaaatacttttcagAAGTATTAACACTGCCGAAATAgtgtaaatatctaaattataaagtcaCAGATCTTACATAAtagatcattttaaaaaaatttatggaaacaaaaatatttgtcatcaagcatattgtatattataattttctttgatcTGTCATTGtcattgtaaaacaaaaaattgctGGACTTGTTTAATTATGACTAATATAAGAGTTAATAAAGAACAATTGTTTTAGccatttgatttaattaaatttaaacttttaaaagatCTCAATTGATTGTGAATGTTTCCAAAAATAATGCATACTATTCAAAGAATAATTTGACATTATTCTTAGAAAAGCAAACtagtgattttatattatgtcatcaactaacataaaattaaatatgattaaagtataattaggACATTTTTGTACGCGGGAGAAGGGAACTTAAGAAAATGAAGGGCGACTTAAGtgcaataaaattgttttcttaaatgaatatttaataatattgctttgaatgtaaatatgtatctttattttataataattattattaaaataatttaaggattaaatttgttgattattaattagaccattaattattttcatttagaaaataattaagaacttattaattataatgctcAATGTTGATAGgatgtaaatattacattagtaataatattaattaactatcatgtcattgatgattatttaaaatgaacaaaattaccatattttgttttgtaagtGCCAAAAACTAGACTATTTTGTGGTTAATTTATGTAACTATCCcatgtaataattacaataatattgtatccaCCTAACACATTCGTAGTTGccaattgcaattttttaattattataatttttattttattttttggtaaaaacaTGTTCACTTCTTTacgtcttattaaaaaatttctataacattaaaaattgatgtctggttttaaaaattgttcttacCAGATATTAGTATTACTATTCTATTGACCAATGCATtaccaataaaatagtatcaaTTTaactctattttatatttattatttttgaaactgacaaataataaatgcatatttatttttttatttatgtaaattatatttgatgaatgaattattgattttgttgtTGCGActgtattaggtacataaacaataaatatagtagttcaactatatactaaacatagtaaaattatttttaagacctgtgatttattaattaacttctTTCTTCTTTCGTTATATTGTAACATTAACcacaaaactatattttttagttttatattttgtttgtgaatatattattattaaatttaagtaacttTATACCAATAGATATTTGTAatgaatagtaaattattttaagttacaacTAATGTTTAAGTAATtctgttgttatttatttttctcttgTTTATAGacgtatataaaattgtatgatttgcgtataaaagtaataaaaatgtttatatgaaaaaatgcaTATCTTATTACAATTTCTCTATCGgggtcaataattataatgatgaatatattttatgagtgtAATAGtgtgttatacattattattacaaatttgatattttaaggatttatttatttgatagtgattgaagttattttatatttgtttatattagtataaataaacacaatgtAATGTACAGTTGTTTGTTAAgtgtaatactttaaaatttaaataagtttaatagaAATTGAAAGATTGATAATTCATCTTGTTTTGTgctataaaaatgattgtaatATTGTCAAGTGCCTTATTTATAACACAATCattgaaatgttttcaaaGGTTTTTAACAACAAGGAAAATAAAagtgagaaaaaaaatcaaaaccaacatctaatttataaaaattaatgtgttcaattataaaataatacaagtacctattacaaataatataaattttaaatttaaatttcttaatgttacatttaatgttatttatataaataattaaataatttttttttcttgtaaaaaatccgttttgttacataatattataatatatatagggcttggattttaaagcataataagcaacaaaaaagcacataattgttttaaaaatgcaaaaaagaagcatgtttagtttttaaaaaagcaattttaaaaaaacatgaccgaaaattaacatgaactagttataaaaatgaataaaaaaatttgaaaaattaatttaaattaaaaaaagaattatttaccATGTATTTCCATAGATTTGTAGTAGTGAAACTAATAATTGTTGTCCGAcagagtatttttatatatagaaaaCGAACTCTTTACATCCATTAAAGTGATCGGTGCATACCAGAggtttcaaatattaacacttgagtcttaaattttgaaacgatcaatatcgatgttatatgtatactgaCCGTACTGCAGGCTATATGCAAAtcgataatctataatatgtaatacgtttaatacatttaataaacaagccgataacgaaaacagtAATAATCCAATATAACCATTTAGtccgcattctgggtttttacatttcttattaattttttcgtttttattacaatagcataattaacatataaaaaatctacaattgaaataatttaaaaaaaaattacataaaaaagcaaaaaaaaaaaattggtttatttcattatttggaatcagaatgacgtgaaacgaatttatatttaaaaataagatttcaatctcatatataataaagaagcatatgctttaaaatttgagctcttattatatatgttcatAGTAGTTGCATAAACCTTATAATTACAACATATAACATATCAAATAATGAaccatttattcatttatcataatacacaaaacaaaCTGTAGCCTTCTGGGGTTTTTAGGtttttaggtattttgttgataatttCTTCAACATGAATGTAAAGCTTTGTAAGCCCATTCAATCGACAATcagaactaaaattaaaatagtattcaaaatttaaacaattaataaatacaacaaatatttcgATAGATTAAATAGCGCTAAATACGCCACTTTTACTTATATCTGTATCTTGTTCTTGGTTTTACCACAgattaaattggttttatttaatctgtGGTTTTACTTATGTTTTCGGTCTAAATTATGTCAGTAAAATGATGTCTCTGCCAGtggcttacattttttttgccagtggaaaaaaaatttcagtgtTACCACTTACATGTTTTATTCGGTACGAAACATGAAGGAGGTTAGGTAattctttacaatttttaagattgTGTTACTTAGCATGTTGCCTTGTAAACTTATTATAGATTCAGCAATATTTtggaacaaatttaatttattatttcccattttcattaaacatttttcaaaatttgtgattttaagtattaactgAAAGCATTTGAGAAAAGTTGGCACGTAATTACTAACTGCACTGCTTACTGCTGTATATAGTTGTAGGTGTCAAGTATACCAAGTCATTTAGTATTtcacttaattatattgtgttgattttgaattcaatgttaaatggcatcaaaaaaatgatttttagtgTAGTAATTTGTCagcttatatcatattataataacaagtagatatattttattgtatagagGATtacattagtatatattactatattttacgaCTAGTACCTAATACCGACATACGTTAGACGTTTTACAGGTTTTACTTTACCGTATATAAATAGgtgataacttaaaattaatctaaatttttatacagccATATTATtggtaagaataaataatatttaaaaaaagtttcaaatctctaagaaattgtaataaaaatactaatattgtgcttatacattttgaatggTTTTGAATTGCTAGAACTCATCCTTATGCGTAATATTAGGTTTTGAcagatcataaatatattaattaacaaacaaacaaaaaattgaaattttcattagGTAAGTATACAtagtcataaactcataacatGTCAGTTGAATGTTTCAActttcaagtttctacgatTACCTactactttttgaattaaaacgaACACGAAACTCAAATCAATTTCGTTAACATTTAATCTTTAGATGttcaaaataagtaattttgaaaaacacttaactttattttctaatttgtgtaatttatataaataaaacacatttatgaAACCATGTAGATGTGGTATTGAATTTTgtcgaaattaaaaaaaaaaaaaaaaaaatcaaaaattcaacatatctataaataggtaggtagtttaaaaatatttaaaaaatcatattatttaaaaaaaaaaaatcagatatttttatttccttaaaaattcaaatacctacaattatttgtttttgtactacgacaaaatataacagtcgtcaattttatttaaaactggttttgtaacaaaatgtttttcattcc
Protein-coding regions in this window:
- the LOC114120036 gene encoding F-box/WD repeat-containing protein 7; the protein is MEGDQLDFEDPSTSCLKKTDFTSQSLTMCPVVLETAEQELIAEESAPTTDSDELGVANIEMKDVYNMDLVDSTCTEQDIYSDESPLPGDWGVNDDWMDNPSEQEDASNANAILRKRKISNSTFTSEDFPSKKQYYDQNNLNLERLTPKLAENELDKIDKIKIRRSCIPSKDDPPEEMMEWLKTFTKWSNAERMLAIDMLVDECEPTQVRHMLQLIEPQFQRDFISLLPKELALYVLSYLEPKDLLKAAQTCHSWRFLSEDNLLWREKCLNANIPLTDPFTIKCSKNHSVTSPWKSSYMRHHAIEMNWRIKPIKMPIILKGHDDHVITCLQFCGNQVVSGSDDNTLKVWSVITGKCLRTLVGHTGGVWSSQMAGNVIISGSTDRTLKVWNAETGQCTHTLYGHTSTVRCMHLHENKVVSGSRDASLRLWDIKTGQCLSIFLGHQAAVRCVQYDGRLIVSGAYDYLVKVWDAESEICLHTLSGHTNRVYSLQFDSIHVVSGSLDTSIRVWDVETGTCKHTLMGHQSLTSGMELRDNILVSGNADSTVKVWDILTGQCLQTLSGPNKHNSAVTCLQFNTRFVVTSSDDGTVKLWDVKTGEFIRNLIALESGGSGGVVWRIRANETKLVCAVGSRNGTEETKLFVLDFDADYK